The genomic region AAACTGATATCACCGGATTTTGTACCTATACAAATCCCCGTTGTCAAGCAATTTGTGGCTTTACATTAGAGGAAAGTTTGGGAGAGGGTTGGTTAAATTTTGTGCATTTAGACGATCGCAATCGGATTATAACAGATTGGTATACTTACACCCATGAAGGTCGGGAATATAGTGATGAGTGTCGCTTTAAGTCAAAAGAGGGAACAGTTCGATGGACTTATTTAAGGTCATCTCCTCTATTTTCCGGTCAAGGCGAACTCATCGGTTACGTAGGAACGATCGAAGATATTACTGAAGAAAAGCAAGCAGCAACGGAACTGAAAAAAGCCAAAGAAGAACTAGAAATTAGAGTCGAAGAACGGACTGCTGAATTAACAAAAGCGATCGAAGATTTACAAAGTGAAATAGCTGAACGCAAGCGAGCCGAAGAAGCACTTCAACAAGCTAAAGAAAGCGCAGAAATTGCCAATCGTGCGAAATCAGATTTTCTATCTGTTGTCTCCCACGAATTAAGAACTCCTCTAACTTCTGTATTAGGATTTGCCAAACTTATTAAAAAGAAATTAGATACAATCGTATTTCCTGAAATCAAAACCGAAGATAAAAAAGTTCAAAAAACAGTCAAGCAAGTCGAAGATAATCTTGATATCATCGTTTCCGAAGGAGAAAGACTGACCAACTTAATTAATGATGTCCTTGACCTAGCAAAATTAGAAGCCGGAAAAATTGAATGGAAATTAGAACCCAGTTTACTGACTGAAATCATTGAACAAGCAATTGCTGCGACATCAGCCTTATTTTTGACGAAACCATTAAAATTGATTCAAGATATTGAACCAGAACTCCCGCCAATAGTAGCCGATAAAGATAGATTAATTCAAGTCATAATTAATTTAATCTCGAATGCAGTCAAATTTACCACCGAAGGTTCGATAATTTGTCGAGTTAAAAAAACTAATAAAGAAGTCATCATTAGTATTATTGATACTGGTATTGGGATTGCAACAGAAGACCAAAAACAAGTCTTTGAAAAATTTAAACAAGTGGGTGATACCCTAACCGATAAACCTAAAGGTACAGGACTGGGGCTATCAATTTGCCAACAAATTGTAGAATATCACGGTGGCAGAATTTGGGTAGAAAGTGAACTAGGTAAAGGCAGTAACTTTTCCTTCGCATTACCAACTGCTTTTGTATCAGAAGTGGAGTTATTAAAAACAGATATAGAAACTATCCTCAAGCAACTGAAAAATCATGTTGTAACTTCCACACCCACTTCTTTAGAGAATAAAAAAACTATTTTAGTTGTTGATGATGAAGCACATATTCGGGAATTGCTCAGACAGGAACTAGAAGCCGAAGGTTATAGTGTGAAAGAAGCTCAAAATGGTGTCGATGCAATTACAAAAGTTAAACAAGAAGTTCCTGATTTAATTATCTTAGATGTAATGATGCCTGCAATGAATGGGTTTGATGTAGCTGCCGTACTCAAAAACGATCCAAAAACTCTCTCAGTACCCATTATTATGCTATCAATTGTCGAGGATAAAGACAGAGGTTATGGTTTAGGAATTGATAGTTATTTAGCAAAACCGATCGATACGGAAGAACTGCTGAGTAATATTGAAATACTCCTCTCTCAGGGAACTTCTAATAGAAAAGTTTTAGTAGTAGATGAAGATGCGTCAACCGTAAAAATACTAGCTGATGTTTTGCAAGCTAAAGGCTATAGTGTTGTTGAAGCCTTTAATGGTGAGGAGTGCATTGAAAAAGCAGTGTCAGCCAAGCCTGATATGA from Phormidium ambiguum IAM M-71 harbors:
- a CDS encoding response regulator, producing MQSDLKVNILLVDDHPENLLALEAILEPLGQNLVKANSGMEALRSLLNQDFAVILLDVQMPEMDGFETAILIRQRERSRQTPIIFQTAYNTNETNIFKGYSLGAVDYLLKPIDPGILKSKVATFVDLFRNTAQVKQQALQLESINSELKESEERFRSLSACSPVGIFQTDITGFCTYTNPRCQAICGFTLEESLGEGWLNFVHLDDRNRIITDWYTYTHEGREYSDECRFKSKEGTVRWTYLRSSPLFSGQGELIGYVGTIEDITEEKQAATELKKAKEELEIRVEERTAELTKAIEDLQSEIAERKRAEEALQQAKESAEIANRAKSDFLSVVSHELRTPLTSVLGFAKLIKKKLDTIVFPEIKTEDKKVQKTVKQVEDNLDIIVSEGERLTNLINDVLDLAKLEAGKIEWKLEPSLLTEIIEQAIAATSALFLTKPLKLIQDIEPELPPIVADKDRLIQVIINLISNAVKFTTEGSIICRVKKTNKEVIISIIDTGIGIATEDQKQVFEKFKQVGDTLTDKPKGTGLGLSICQQIVEYHGGRIWVESELGKGSNFSFALPTAFVSEVELLKTDIETILKQLKNHVVTSTPTSLENKKTILVVDDEAHIRELLRQELEAEGYSVKEAQNGVDAITKVKQEVPDLIILDVMMPAMNGFDVAAVLKNDPKTLSVPIIMLSIVEDKDRGYGLGIDSYLAKPIDTEELLSNIEILLSQGTSNRKVLVVDEDASTVKILADVLQAKGYSVVEAFNGEECIEKAVSAKPDMIIVDSIISERHNLAKTLRFEKGLENVLFFFVANGKKHDSN